CTTCATGATCGTCCCAGAAATAAGTTCCTTTTCCCAAGTACGCAGTAGGTCCTGTTTGGGTTTCAAACGGCCCATCCCTCAACAACTTCCTTCGGATTTCCCCTATTTTCTACAACGTGATGAACGACAGTATTAAAGTGATTATCCATAATTCAGTCCAATGTCAAAAAAATCGATTCAATCTCCACAAGAGGAATCCAAACATAATCAAACATTTGACTTTCAAGATATAGCACACTTCATCTTTGACATTATTTCAAAAGACCAAGGATACACTGTAAAGTTTGAGTCCAGCATTATTCTTATTAGATGCATTACATCAAACCATCTAAGTCTATACTGCCCAAAAACTTTCCCAGCCCCTCCCCTTTTTTGAACGTCCGAAATTCAAATACAATGGCAGATGTAAACACGACCTCGACATAGAAGTCGTTGATGGCGTACAAATTGGACTTTAATTGCTCGTTGGACACGTTTGTAAGAAACACGCCACGTTCCCTACTCCTAACCCACCTTTGGCCGACCTTGCACTGCATGCCGATGCCTTAGACGCTGCCGAAACAGCTGCTTCGGAAGGAGGAAAAGACAGAACCCGCTTGCGCGATGCCGCTTTGAGCAAGGCAACGGATGACATGAATCTACAGGTACTGTACGTGCAAACTGTAACGTTGGGAGATAGAGACATGACAGCCTTAGCAGGTATGGAAACGCAGGCGGTACCGAGCGAATGGCCCGTACCAGATATGCCTGAGGGCTTTAAAGTAAGGCCAGGCACCTTGGAAGGGTCTATCTACATGTTCTGCAAGAATACCCGATACAAGAGAGAGTATGTGTTTGAAATGTGGGTAGAAGACACAGCAGGTGGTGGCAATTGGAAAGGCATTCAGGTTCAAACAAGTGGTCGCTATCAGCACGAAGGCTTGGAGCGTGGCAAGATCTATCGTTTCAGGGTGTATGCCAAAAACTCGAAAGGCCGCGGCCTTGCTAGCAGCGAGGCAAGTTGTGCCGCCAGATAGACAAGGATGGACAAGCAAATGTTCGTCACCCGCTGGCGGACATAGAACCCTGGGGTTAAGTTTTTTCGCCTCGGGGTTCTGAATGTTCATTTGTCATGCTGACGAAGTGCCTGCCCTGAGCTTGTCGAAGGGAAGCATCTCTTTTACCATCTTGGCAAGTCAATCAAACGAGATTCCTCCCTTCGATAAAAACTCAGGGCAGGCTGCACCTCGGAATGACAGGACTACTGTCATGCTGACGAAGGAAGCATCCCCTATCCCGTTTGTCATGCTGACGTTAGGAAGCATCCCTATTCACAAGGAGATTCCTCGTGCACTCGGAATGACAAGACTACTGTCATGCGGACGAAGGAAGGATCTGTTTTGCAATCTTGGCAAGTCAATCAGACGAGATTCCTCGTGCCTCGGAATGACAGGACTACTGTCATGCTGACGAAGGAAGCATCCCCTATCCCGTTTGTCATGCTGACGAAGGAAGCATCCCTATTCACAAGGAGATTCCTCGCGCACTCGGAATGACAAGACCGCTGTCATGCTGACGTTAGGAAGCATCTCTATTCACAAGGAGATTCCTCGCGCACTCGGAATGACAAAACCAATGTCATGCTGACGAAGTGCCTCGGAAAGACAAGAGCTAATCCTCCTTCACACTATCGTTCAAAAACTCCCAGTTGGGATTGAAACCATTGATCAGTTCATTCTTTTTCTGTCGTCTCCAACCTTTTATCTCTTTCTCTCTGGCAATAGCGTCAGCAACATATTGAAACCGTTCCCAATACAACAGATAATGACACTTGTATTTGCCAGTAAACCGAATGGTTGATGGTTGTTTGTGTTCAGACAACCGCCTTTCCAGATTATTGGTCACGCCAGTGTAAAGCACCGTCTTGGTCTTATTCGTTATGATGTAAACGAAGTAGTTATGCAGTCCTAGAGGTTTCATCTTCCAGATCAGGCAAGCTAAATTAACTGATCTCGTTTGTCATGCTGACGAAGTGCCTGCCCTGAGCATGTCGAAGGGAAGCATCTCTTTTCTTGCAATAGCCTATAGATGAAGCTACGCTGAACTTCGTTTCTCCAACATTCTAAGTAAAACGAATTATTCTGAATAATGAGTACAGATACGAGTTATAAGTTATTGTATTTCAATATACTTATGGCTGTGTATATATTCAAAATTCCATACCGAAGGCAATCACGTCATCTACCTGAAAATTGTCTCCCTTCCATTCTAGAAAATGTCTTTCAAGCAATTCTTTGTGCTCAATGAATGGCTTAGACTGTATCTTTAAGAGGAAGGCTTTTTTTCTTCTACGAAGCATTTTCTTTTTCTCATCGCCACCAAACTGATCGACAAAACCGTCTGAGAAAGTGTAGATCCTATCCCCCGCTCTGAACTCAACGCAGTGCTCTTCGGCATCCTGCGTTTGAATACGTATTGCTCCACCAACCATGGCCTTAAGCCCTTTATACACCTTCAATTCCCCAGACGAAAAGTAGTAGACGTCTCTTCCAATATTCACAAAATGAACATACTTTTCCGTTTGGTCTATCCGAAACAGTGACAGTTCCATCCCATCGTTCAGCATTGATGTTTCTTTGGTCTGGCCAAGAAAATCAGTAATGGCAGCATCCGTTTCCATTACCACCTGTTTAGGATTTCGTTTCTTCTTGCGCCCCAAAGTGTACTGTTTCAACAGCTGCACCGCCAAAATGGTCATCAAGGCACCAGGTACACCATGCCCTGTGCAATCTCCAATGGCAATATAGCTACAGTCGTATGCATTATCTTGATGG
This window of the Flavobacteriales bacterium genome carries:
- a CDS encoding fibronectin type III domain-containing protein, whose product is MLVGHVCKKHATFPTPNPPLADLALHADALDAAETAASEGGKDRTRLRDAALSKATDDMNLQVLYVQTVTLGDRDMTALAGMETQAVPSEWPVPDMPEGFKVRPGTLEGSIYMFCKNTRYKREYVFEMWVEDTAGGGNWKGIQVQTSGRYQHEGLERGKIYRFRVYAKNSKGRGLASSEASCAAR
- a CDS encoding GIY-YIG nuclease family protein codes for the protein MKPLGLHNYFVYIITNKTKTVLYTGVTNNLERRLSEHKQPSTIRFTGKYKCHYLLYWERFQYVADAIAREKEIKGWRRQKKNELINGFNPNWEFLNDSVKED